The following are encoded in a window of Sphaeramia orbicularis chromosome 20, fSphaOr1.1, whole genome shotgun sequence genomic DNA:
- the LOC115411310 gene encoding uncharacterized protein LOC115411310 isoform X3: MKTEDIVKELHRYKFLKRIRGTHLLWKLTTSSEPEAPHGDTASGSSVFGFVWQVGDFIRQYLSSESRQVLLFLSPPEPNSQRRMLHVLLQPCSVSVYKVKEYYPNAKHIKVSTTCKLVTKHKYRLECPEAHRIQPYEAEFELNLGPIHPQFEIWLPAKLDQVNLTIKDQRNRKVWEENVNLLTSPQRLAQALRNMGDRIPSSSSFSFVSGGFIKLYQDFTSVCVQVLLFLEPPITQTRRLHVLLLQHDVNLEDVNPFGKRPPRDAVLIRMPGTCELITRQKYRAGCPEAIMIMPKEAVFDQNDGKHYSSKFMILLPAKTSQLTLRIRDQENKEVWTDKFTLPETPYYEMNRHGPEKWQYFSTDVLAGPSKWEEFTPEASTESRKTLYRFRCPHSGSFHCTQTGLVFVVDQKRHCTTVLSDGMSSSSSQLVGRLQGRCSVSIVRRMPFFSSTYHTVRQNLCLKACCPSLTSLMME; the protein is encoded by the exons CTCCTCATGGGGACACTGCTTCAGGCAGTTCTGTCTTTGGCTTTGTCTGGCAGGTTGGAGATTTCATCCGTCAGTACTTGAGCTCAGAAAGTAGACAGGTTCTGCTGTTCCTCTCACCACCAGAGCCAAATTCACAAAGGAGGATGCTACATGTTTTACTCCAGCCATGCAGCGTCTCTGTGTATAAG GTAAAAGAATATTATCCTAACGCTAAGCACATCAAGGTGTCCACCACATGTAAACTTGTCACAAAGCACAAATACAGACTTGAATGTCCTGAAGCCCATCGAATCCAGCCTTAT GAAGCAGAGTTTGAGCTGAACTTAGGACCAATACACCCACAGTTTGAGATCTGGCTGCCAGCAAAGTTGGACCAAGTgaatttaaccattaaagaccaaaGAAACAGGAAGGTCTGGGAGGAAAATGTTAATCTGTTAACCA GTCCACAAAGACTAGCTCAAGCTTTGAGGAACATGGGAGACAGAATaccctcttcttcttccttcagCTTTGTCTCAGGAGGGTTTATAAAACTTTATCAAGACTTCACATCAGTTTGTGTCCAAGTTCTGCTGTTCCTTGAACCGCCAATAACACAAACCAGAAGACTACATGTGTTACTCCTGCAGCATGATGTCAATCTGGAGGATGTAAACCCCTTT gggAAACGCCCTCCACGTGATGCTGTGTTAATCAGGATGCCTGGTACCTGTGAACTCATCACAAGGCAAAAATACAGAGCTGGCTGTCCTGAAGCCATTATGATAATGCCTAAG GAAGCAGTGTTTGACCAGAACGATGGAAAACATTATTCCTCAAAGTTTATGATCTTGCTGCCAGCAAAGACAAGTCAGTTGACTTTAAGGATTCGAGATCAAGAAAACAAGGAAGTCTGGACAGACAAATTTACACTGCCTG AGACACCATACTATGAGATGAATCGTCACGGTCCAGAGAAATGGCAGTATTTCTCCACAGATGTTCTGGCTGGACCATCCAAGTGGGAG GAGTTCACACCCGAAGCGTCAACTGAATCCAGAAAGACTTTGTACAG GTTCAGGTGTCCCCATTCAGGTTCGTTCCATTGTACTCAGACTGGATTGGTGTTTGTTGTGGATCAGAAGCGACATTGCACTACGGTACTGTCCGATGGGAtgagctcctcctccagtcagcTGGTAGGACGCCTGCAGGGCCGCTGTTCCGTATCGATTGTCCGGAGAATGCCGTTCTTCAGCTCCACCTACCACACTGTGAGACAAAACCTG TGTCTGAAAGCATGCTGTCCGTCGCTCACATCACTGATGATGGAATGA